The Chrysiogenia bacterium genome has a window encoding:
- a CDS encoding MmcB family DNA repair protein: MGEKRIDARALQELIRRRYPAPQWLVLFEVRNDPRLATRRADAIAVSTDSRAGVEIHGFEIKASRADWLREVRMPQKSRDFSDYCDRWWLVASSSKILRESEVPPGWGLLLPRGERLISTREAPQLESKPVERPFLAALLRRAIEESPHQERLREEFHRGFEEGQALQRRSVSLDTRLAERRAELLQRKILTFEEESGIPVEPWRGARIGQAVRLVLSGGMEQYRRRLERAEHSLGTLTERIRGALEELGDEALEEERVFLEELRAAQSGD, from the coding sequence GTGGGGGAAAAACGCATCGACGCACGCGCGTTGCAGGAGCTCATTCGCAGGCGCTATCCGGCGCCGCAATGGCTCGTGCTCTTCGAAGTGCGCAACGATCCAAGGCTTGCAACCCGCCGGGCCGACGCCATTGCAGTGAGCACCGATTCGCGCGCGGGCGTGGAAATCCACGGCTTTGAGATCAAGGCCAGCCGCGCCGACTGGCTGCGTGAGGTGCGCATGCCCCAGAAGTCGCGGGATTTTTCCGACTACTGCGACCGATGGTGGCTCGTCGCCTCGTCTTCAAAGATACTTCGTGAGAGCGAAGTGCCGCCGGGCTGGGGGCTGTTACTCCCAAGGGGCGAGCGTCTCATTTCCACGCGCGAGGCACCCCAGCTTGAGAGCAAACCCGTCGAGCGTCCCTTTCTGGCCGCCCTGCTCCGCCGCGCGATCGAAGAGTCCCCCCATCAGGAACGCCTGCGCGAGGAATTTCACCGCGGCTTTGAAGAGGGACAGGCGCTGCAGCGACGCAGCGTGAGCCTCGATACCAGGCTCGCCGAGCGCCGCGCCGAGTTGCTGCAGCGAAAGATCCTCACATTTGAGGAAGAAAGCGGCATCCCCGTCGAACCATGGCGGGGCGCGCGCATCGGGCAGGCCGTGCGCCTGGTGCTGAGCGGTGGCATGGAGCAGTATCGGCGGCGCCTGGAACGCGCAGAGCACTCGCTGGGCACGCTCACCGAGCGCATCCGCGGCGCGCTCGAAGAGCTGGGGGACGAGGCCCTCGAAGAAGAGCGCGTGTTTCTCGAAGAGCTGCGGGCTGCCCAGAGCGGGGACTAG
- a CDS encoding FAD-binding oxidoreductase: MSAKQRSFWGWGYEEDAIDETRRKNLRAMIQMQLGKVELHESAPPSLAEIELPASRTQIPGKLADIVSTDTRERAAHSYGKSFRDVVRALSRQYPNPPDAVALPRSEEELVAVLDWCDSAGHAAIPFGGGSSVTGGVEPPPRGERAVVTIDLRNLGQLLEVDPLSRAARIQAGAYGPALEEQLAAHDFTLRHFPQSFEFSTLGGWIATRAGGHFATNQTHIEDFLESVRVVTPRGTLETRRLPGSGAGPSPDRLFAGSEGALGIITEAWMRVQRPPTFRASCSVKFEHFNEAANAVRELGQSGLYPSNCRLLNPEEALVSGVGFDKKSVLLVAFESADHPPREAMRRALDICTVHGGKYSEGSDKVREGGTGERGGAAGAWRRTFLEGPYLRDALTRMGLIIETFETAITWDRFEEFHEGVQDAVRSAIHEVSGAGIVSCRFTHVYPDGVAPYYTVLAAGKESGRLQQWDEIKAAASEAIIRLGGTITHHHAVGRDHRPWYDRQRPDLFAAALRGAKRELDPKGTLSPGILIDM; encoded by the coding sequence CCAGATGCAGCTCGGCAAGGTCGAGCTGCACGAATCGGCGCCGCCAAGCCTTGCCGAGATCGAGCTGCCCGCCTCGCGCACGCAGATCCCCGGCAAACTTGCCGATATCGTCAGCACCGACACGCGCGAGCGCGCGGCTCACAGCTACGGCAAGTCCTTTCGGGACGTCGTGCGGGCGCTCTCACGCCAATACCCGAATCCCCCCGACGCCGTTGCCCTGCCCCGAAGCGAGGAAGAACTCGTCGCGGTGCTCGACTGGTGCGATTCTGCCGGTCACGCCGCCATTCCCTTTGGGGGCGGGTCCTCTGTAACGGGCGGCGTCGAGCCCCCGCCGCGAGGCGAGCGCGCCGTGGTCACCATCGACCTGCGCAACCTTGGGCAGTTGCTCGAAGTCGATCCCCTCTCGCGCGCTGCCCGCATTCAGGCCGGCGCCTACGGGCCGGCTCTCGAAGAGCAGCTCGCCGCCCACGACTTCACCCTGCGGCACTTTCCCCAGTCCTTTGAATTCTCGACGCTCGGCGGCTGGATCGCCACGCGCGCCGGTGGCCACTTTGCCACCAACCAGACCCACATCGAGGACTTTCTCGAGTCGGTGCGCGTCGTCACCCCGCGCGGCACGCTTGAGACGCGGCGCCTGCCGGGCTCCGGCGCGGGCCCCAGCCCCGACCGGCTCTTCGCCGGCAGCGAAGGCGCCCTCGGCATCATCACCGAGGCCTGGATGCGCGTGCAGCGCCCGCCCACCTTCCGGGCAAGCTGCTCGGTGAAATTCGAGCACTTCAACGAAGCCGCAAATGCCGTACGCGAGCTCGGCCAGTCGGGGCTCTATCCCTCCAACTGCCGTTTGCTCAACCCCGAAGAAGCCCTCGTATCCGGCGTGGGATTCGACAAGAAAAGCGTGCTGCTGGTCGCCTTCGAATCGGCCGACCATCCCCCGCGCGAGGCCATGCGCAGGGCGCTGGACATCTGCACCGTCCACGGCGGCAAATATTCCGAGGGCTCGGACAAGGTGCGCGAAGGGGGAACCGGAGAGCGCGGCGGTGCGGCCGGTGCCTGGCGCCGGACCTTTCTCGAAGGCCCCTATCTGCGCGACGCGCTCACGCGCATGGGGCTCATTATCGAGACCTTCGAGACCGCGATTACGTGGGATCGTTTCGAGGAATTCCACGAGGGCGTGCAGGACGCAGTGCGCTCTGCGATCCATGAGGTGAGCGGCGCGGGCATCGTCTCCTGCCGTTTCACCCACGTCTATCCTGACGGTGTGGCCCCCTATTACACCGTGCTCGCCGCGGGAAAAGAGAGCGGTCGCCTCCAGCAATGGGACGAGATCAAGGCCGCTGCATCCGAGGCGATCATTCGTCTGGGCGGAACAATTACCCATCACCACGCAGTGGGACGCGACCACCGGCCCTGGTATGACCGGCAGCGCCCGGACCTCTTCGCCGCCGCCCTTCGTGGCGCCAAGCGTGAGCTCGACCCCAAGGGCACACTCAGTCCCGGAATTCTCATCGACATGTGA
- a CDS encoding DUF481 domain-containing protein, with the protein MQRRLFIQLFTCLFLALAAVPAHAGRVANIEKLRAKIKDGFFGEAKVSFSLKEGNTDKFEFAGGGLLGYLSGKHLIFLSGGGDWEKANKKLVTSEALGHIRYNYELRDWLWGELLQQVAFDKFARLSLRYLSGAGLRARLFESKEKRFSAYLGAGYLFEYERVAAEDSPPFGPPVPSERTRHHRLGSYLSINYEFTDVVIFGAVAYYQPRFDHPIDDFHLYSQNELDFIVIKDRLKFFVAYNLELDSEPPIFVKKIDHTLTNGVKVQF; encoded by the coding sequence GTGCAGCGCCGCCTTTTCATCCAGCTCTTCACCTGTCTTTTTCTCGCACTCGCGGCGGTTCCCGCCCATGCCGGGCGCGTGGCGAACATCGAAAAGCTGCGCGCCAAGATCAAGGACGGCTTCTTCGGTGAAGCCAAGGTCTCTTTCAGTCTCAAGGAAGGCAACACTGACAAGTTCGAATTCGCCGGTGGCGGACTGCTGGGGTATCTCAGCGGCAAGCACCTCATTTTCCTCTCCGGCGGCGGCGACTGGGAAAAGGCCAACAAGAAGCTCGTCACCTCCGAGGCCCTCGGGCACATTCGCTACAACTATGAACTGCGCGATTGGCTCTGGGGCGAGCTGCTCCAGCAGGTGGCCTTCGACAAATTCGCGCGCCTGAGCTTGCGCTATCTGAGCGGCGCGGGACTCCGCGCGCGCCTCTTTGAGAGCAAGGAGAAACGATTCTCTGCGTATCTCGGCGCGGGCTATCTCTTTGAATACGAGCGCGTCGCCGCCGAGGACAGCCCGCCCTTTGGGCCCCCGGTGCCCAGCGAGCGCACCCGCCACCACCGCCTGGGGAGTTATCTCTCCATCAACTACGAGTTCACCGACGTGGTCATCTTCGGCGCCGTGGCCTACTACCAGCCGCGTTTCGACCATCCCATCGACGACTTTCACCTGTATTCCCAGAACGAGCTGGATTTCATTGTTATCAAGGACCGGCTCAAGTTCTTCGTCGCCTACAATCTTGAGCTCGACTCGGAACCACCGATCTTCGTCAAGAAAATCGACCACACCCTCACCAACGGCGTGAAGGTGCAGTTCTAA
- a CDS encoding PEGA domain-containing protein, with protein MRKYWSLALVAVLALSACEGPRVDKLEERVASLENDVTELKQKLEQQPAGTAGTLDQDQRLKAMETLKGLAEKMEEQTFEAREGLKPGTGSVEVLVVPREDTNESRQNFLVALKDPHADGVMVQAGVDVMLGDKSYGKTPAKGPLLIPELPAGEYELKLSAEGFNERVYPFEVREGYVKKIVTFLLAPGELHEARQGLQNLINQVSGQQQQEGSTAQ; from the coding sequence ATGCGAAAGTATTGGAGTTTGGCGCTCGTTGCCGTTCTCGCCCTTTCGGCCTGTGAGGGCCCGCGTGTCGACAAGCTCGAAGAGCGGGTCGCCAGCCTGGAAAACGACGTGACCGAGCTCAAACAGAAGCTCGAACAGCAGCCCGCCGGTACGGCAGGGACTCTCGATCAGGACCAGCGCCTCAAGGCGATGGAGACCCTCAAGGGTCTTGCCGAGAAGATGGAAGAGCAGACCTTCGAGGCGCGCGAGGGGCTCAAGCCCGGAACCGGCTCGGTCGAGGTGCTCGTCGTCCCGCGTGAGGACACCAATGAGTCCCGCCAGAATTTCCTGGTGGCGCTCAAGGATCCGCATGCCGATGGCGTGATGGTGCAGGCGGGCGTGGACGTGATGCTCGGCGACAAGAGCTACGGCAAGACCCCGGCCAAGGGGCCGCTGCTCATTCCCGAGCTTCCCGCCGGAGAGTACGAACTCAAGCTCAGCGCCGAAGGATTCAACGAGCGCGTCTATCCCTTCGAGGTGCGTGAGGGATACGTCAAGAAGATCGTAACCTTCCTGCTTGCACCCGGTGAGCTCCACGAGGCGCGCCAGGGGCTGCAGAACCTGATCAATCAGGTCTCCGGCCAGCAGCAGCAAGAGGGCAGCACAGCCCAGTAG